One Glycine soja cultivar W05 chromosome 7, ASM419377v2, whole genome shotgun sequence genomic window, gaaaaaagtatgcTTCAAATAAAAAGCTGATAAAAgctatgtaccaaaaaaaattgtgttgttaAGAATGAAAGACATGAAAGTTGGGGCTGTGAAATATAAAGTCATGGGTTATCAGAAAAATATAAGGTAggtgctctcttagaacctaACTTTGAATCCAAGAAAAACTATGAGTTCCTTGTTAGCCCAACCACGTTACAAGCCTTAAAAGCCCTTAGTGATGCACAATATGTGTATATGATTACATTAagtgagatgaagtgcaaagtTGGGAACATTATTTTCAGTTGTTGGATTAAAAACAATCTTAGCCGAGACACTTGTGCGCTAAGAGAAACACCAGCCTTGTGAGGAATGAAGTGTGATAAGTCTGCCTTGATGAAGTTTTTACTCGCTAACCTTTTTCATCTCCATGAGCATTCCTTCATGCTTTCatcacaagatcaagaaaaatgcAAGCTCAGGGTTAGTCATTGAAAGATTTGAAATGGTTCGTAGTTATCTTATGTACCAGTTCATTCAAAACTTGTCTTTTGCTTAAGGACAAGCAAAGGttttaatttgggggagtttataACTGaaaaatttgagttaatttgatagtcaattttgtcTAAGAATGATtgtaatttctttactttaatgttgttttaatgaaataataaagaaattaaaatctttgCAGTTTTTGATTAGCAAAAGTTAACAAAAGAATATTTCAAGTGCTTTGGAGGAATATTGATgcaaaaattggaagaaaaagccttggaagaaaaattagaagaatTGGATAGCCCGCTTAGCGCACAAGACAGGTCCATCGTGTATCCTCGCTTAGCAGCTAGCTCATGCTTAGCACAAAGAAGGCCCACGAAGAAGCCCAAAGACGTGCTTAGCACGAGGCCGCGTGAAAATTAAGCTACCTTAGACCTTTAAAAGGAATAGGAAGCAATAGGGAAAGACACAACCTACACACCGAAACACCACCACCCTGAAGACTTAGAGCTTTCTAATGAATACATCCTATGTCTGAGTATCTCTAATAGGGAAAACACTCTTTCTATGTCCATTATCCCCTTTTCCTCCTCTATCCATCCCTCTTCTTCTATTCACATCAACCCACTAAAGTGTAAAGCCTCTCATgataatgagaggctaaaccctttAGTTAGGGTTTGGCAGACCTAAAACgccaaaagatgtattgtatgctttatatctatcaatgcaaacaggtattttctttcctattatcctttcttattttaatttcatgtatcattcatcCTTACATCATATTTAGGGGTTAGTCACTCAAGAGAGTGGAATTCTTAATAGAAATACAAGGAAGGTCTTACACACATCAGTTTTAGGGATTAGTCGCTTGGGAGagggtaatttctaatagagCTCAAAGGAAGggatatcttaataaaatcattgctagacatagagtgattgcattatgcccatgcataAAAGCAAACATCTAAAactagaacttcatgcattttatctattgagtctttgcaaagacagttgggagatagataggtaagatactttttttttatcatcttttaatttaaatcttttattttttctatcttttatttttatctttaaatctcttatcttttcttttaaatctttatcttatctcctatatctttcattttaaattccttatctcttgcttgtaaattgggtttgcatcaatctaagtacaaacaaagtctttGTGGATTTGACACTCAgacttccgagtactttactacttgtgacaaattggtacacttgtcaacgagttaacaactattaattcctaatttattttaacaattcatatacatatatatgtgttataatcattaaaacataataaacttatgaaaccaaaacaaaacaaagaacgTTTCCAACGTTCTAATTCTCATGCTAATCTAATAAATCTTGTCCAAAACACAAACGAATTATACATAAATACTTCTCACAACTTGGGGAGTAAAATCACTcaaaaaatttcacataatcatatcaaaatcaaaggaatcaaaatcataggttcaaaaacacaaaaacaccaagaacactcaattttatcaaccaattcgcattATGTCATTAATTGACCCGTCAAACATAACAATCTCgtgattataatcataaaggcaAAATTACAATACTGTAAATATctcaaaataaaccccaataggatcttctaaggatccctacacatgttcattctaacctcaATTACGATAAACTCATCTcatacctctaagcgggctcacgtgtgtagttcGGTAGTAATAgcgacatctctagcggtttcataagattcctcaagcttttcctctggtTACTCTGTTAGAATTTTCATGCATTAGAGAAGGAGAAATGATAGAAGTCTCAATTTCACTGTCTTTGTGCAATGAGGATCTCTCTCTCTACagacattatttcataaatCCCAACGGTAGGAATGTGCAAAAATGAGTTTCGAAGGTGCTTTCCAAATTTCAGGATGATCCAACGTTAACAAATCCGTAATTGTAATTTTACTAGAAAATGTTTGGGTGTATGCGAAAAAAGAGAAGGTTTtaaaagaggaagaagggagAACGAATTTGGGAGGAAGAAATAACATATAAACATATCATAAATGTAAAAACTGGTCTGTTAGGATTTTCAAACGTTAGAGAAGGAGAAAGGATCGAAGTCTCAATTTCACCGTCTTTGTGCGAAGAGGATCTCTCTCTACAGACATTGTTTCATAAATCTCAACTGTACGAATGTGCGAAAATGAGTTTCGAAGGTGCTTTCCAAATTTCAAGACGATCCAACAAATAACAAGTTGGtgattgtaattttaatataaaatgtttGGGTGTATGCGAAAAAATAGAAGGTTTTGAAAGAGGGAGAAAAGAGAACAAATTTGGGAGGAGGAGATAACATATAAACATatagtaaatataaaaactgacctaatatgtatctatttatagttagggtacTTTAAGCCTATTATTTatcctatttttctttattttattattttataaaaaaaactctattttactctttagttaaataaataaccaattaaaacattactttattttctaaaaaattattttactctattaattttgaataaaattatttttatttattttgaaaaaaccaAATGTTACATTACAACTTTTAGTCTTTAttgttatagtttttttattaaatgatgacATGACATCCTatgagataaaaatatataatcaatataattaaatagatagtggAAATTGTGACAGATTTACAGTCAGCAAAAGCAGTGGTATTTTTTTGTGTGCGCGGACTATATATGTTCTAGTAACATTCATTTGGATTGTTACAATCTGTGGGACAAAATTCTGTTGATAGTTTTGTGCTACATGAGGAAATGGTGAAAGGTGAAAGTCAGTGTACATAGCAATTTTTCACAGAGGCTgtcttttgtaatttttctaaTACAGTACCTCACCTTGTGAGTTTGTATTTAGTTGATCTTAATAAAATCTCCTTTcccattcaaaaaaaaaaaatatagaaatgaaaTGATGATAAGAAAATTTAGCCTATTCAAATTTTCTTATTCAAGGAAATATTATCTGAAGTAACAAGATATCTCTaagtatttaaaaagaaaaacacctaagcacataaaaagaagaaaatatcaaGAATTTGGGGGGTAGGAATGGTGAGAGAATAAGAAGACAGGGTGAATTGGTTCTtcgaattaataataaaaattcctaAAGATAAAACTCAATGGAAATGAAACACATATTAAAATTGCAGCAACAGTTAAAAACAGTGGAAAAGAGATGCGTAGTTTCAACTTAGTCAGGAGTATTGTCACGCGCTCGGCGCAGAGGGTCATATTTATAAAGTATTTATGGATTATGGTCCCTTTTGAAAGAAATTGCAGGGAGGGTCTGTTCTGTGTTGGATGCCGCTAGTTGCATCAGCGGTTCAGGTGGTGCCGCCACTAGCTGTGGTGAGAATGGGCTGACGTGGCTGGGTGCCGCCAGCACCAACTACGGTACAGCGTGTGTCGCCAGCACCAACTACGGTACAGCGTGTGTCGCCACTAGCACCAGCAAGACACTGGACAAGCCGCCAATGCCAATGGCGGGACATTTGCCGTTCAATGATTTGGATTCATTTACTACCATACCAACTAACCCAGGTCCTCCACTTTCGACTTTGAATTACATTATTGTTATTCGTCTTGGGACGCCGGAGAAAACTTTGCAAATGGTATTTGATACGGGCAGTCATCTCACATGGACCCAATGTTATCAATGCAAGTCATGCTATGAACAAGCCAATGCAAGATTTAATCCATTAAATTCTTCAACATATGAGGCTTCAGATTGCTTAGATGATACATGCGAAGACCTCATAAGCAGTGGACAAGGTAAACAATCTTCAATTTAAAATCACGTTATTTCAAAACAACGAGTAagcttaattgaatttttttttttttttatgcaggtCTGAGTTGTCAATGGCGTTGCAAATGTCCCGCCATTGGCATTGGCGGGTTGTCCAGTGTCTCGCTGGTGCTAGTGGCGGCACACGCTGTACCGCAATTGGTGTTGGCGGCACCCAACCACGTCAGCCCATTCTCGCCACAGCTAGTGGCGGCACCACCTGAACCGCTGATGCAACTGGCGGCCCCCTGCAATTTCTTTCAAAAGGGACCCTAATCCATAAATACTTTATAAATATGACCCTCTGCCGTAAATTTGCCGTCACGCTCTGGCACCGGAACCACTGAAGGCTGTCACAGACAACAACAGTAGAGAAGGATGCTTGGGACCAAATTGTGTTCACGAAATTCATAAAAATGCAACAACAtttgtgttcaaatttcacCGCGGAAAAGGTATTCAGTTCTATACCTTCAATTGAGTTACATGGATACACAACAACAATAGAGAAGGAATTCACTGTGTAATCAATAACATTTTCATATTCATcattaatgacaagaaaaataacATTCAATAAATCAATACGAGTGATAACCTTATAATTAGCTGCAAAACAAGGACTATGGCGCCATCGGACTCCCTATCCTCATCACTAGTAAAATaactataattaattacaaagatTACAAAACATATTTCTTCAGCATTTTGATCTCCATTCCTTTACTCTCTATCTTAAATAGCACACAAGTCTTCCTAATCTCCCCTATGccaattaataaatttgataaaatattattaaaatgctAATTTTAACGGATTAAACGGTTCCCCTTGCGAAGAAGCCTTgaataagaagaaagagaaataggttaaaatattattaaaatgatttaaccTATATCAAACCTAGGTTAACTGAACTctatttgttacatttttttaaaacgatTTAATCGGAAAAggtatttaatgtaaatttcttTGGCCTAGAGAATAATAAAAGCaacatatttattgattttggaataaaaaaagtgaCAATTCTAATTTTATCGAATCCAGCagttatcaataaatataacagaattttattataactagaaataactttttttaaccaTGTAATTCTAAAACCATTTCAGTACTTCATGCTACGTCTATATAAGTTTGGTAATGTTACCAGCTCCATTTACAAGCTAAGCTACCAAAAAAGTCATCAGACTAGAAGTGACTTAGAAAACGAATGCAATAATGGCAACCTTGTTTTTCTGTATTTTGGTAAGGATGATTAATTACAAAGGGAACACGACAAGGACGTGGTTTACTTTGACTTAGTCTAAGTCTCCTCTCCCACTTAACTTTTCCTTGCCGTCAAATCTGAATAATTAAACacttttgagttttgatgcAGCTAACTTAAAAAAGTGCATTGTAGAATCACTTTCGATGGCATTTCGTTCATTCCTTGCCAAATTGCATTGTAACATAAACACTGGAAAACAAAGGGTCTATCTATAAGCCATCATTAACCTGTTCCTATATTCAGCCTTTGTTTTGATTCATTGTGTGACTCTCAGTAGACTACAATGAGAATTCACCATCTTTCATTGCTTTCCCTCATATTCTGCTACTGCTTCTTGATACACCGTATGTTTGACATCACTGCAGTGTCTGGCCAAATTGTTGAGGATCAACAACAATCATTACTCAAACTGAAGAATGGCCTCAAATTCAACCCTGAAAAGTCTCGCAAACTTGTGACTTGGAATCAAAGCATAGATTGCTGTGAGTGGAGGGGTGTAACCTGTGATGAAGAGGGACTTGTTATTGGCCTTGACCTGAGTGGAGAATCAATCAATGGTGGACTTGACAATTCAAGTACTCTTTTCAAACTGCAAAATCTCCAGCAATTGAATTTGGCTGCTAATAACTTGGGTTCTGAGATACCATCCGGATTCAACAAGTTGAAGagattaacatatatgaatttGTCGCATGCGGGCTTTGTGGGGCAGATTCCAATAGAGATTTCCTACCTAACAAGGTTGGTAACTCTTGATATCTCTTCTGTTTCCTATTTATATGGGCAGCCACTGAAACTTGAAAACATAGATCTACAAATGCTTGTCCAAAACCTCACCATGATTAGACAACTGTATATGGATGGTGTAAGTGTATCAGCTCAGGGAAATGAATGGTGCAATGCTTTGTTGCAGCTACATAACCTGCAGGAGCTGGGCATGTCAAACTGCAATCTCTCTGGACCCCTTGATCCTTCGCTGACAAGACTTGAGAATCTATCCGTCATTCGTCTTGATCAGAACAATTTATCATCCTCAGTGCCTGAAACCTTTGCTGAGTTTCCAAATTTAACAATCCTTCACCTTAGCTCTTGTGGATTGACTGGAGTATTTCCAGAGAAGATCTTTCAGGTAGCAACATTGTCTGATATAGACTTATCATTCAATTATCATCTTTATGGATCTTTGCCTGAATTTCCGCTGAACGGTCCTCTTCGGACACTGGTTGTAAGGGACACAAGTTTCTCAGGAGCAATACCAGATTCTGTAAATAATCTTAGGCAGTTATCCATATTAAATCTTTCTACTTGCCTTTTTAATGGAACACTACCAAGTTCAATGTCAAGACTGATGGAACTCACTTATCTGGATTTGTCATTTAACAACTTCACTGGTCCAATTCCATCCTTGAATATGTCCAACAATCTCATGCATTTAGACCTCTCACACAATGATTTAACGGGTGCAATCACTTCTGTTCACTTTGAAGGCCTAAGAAAACTGGTCCAAATTGATTTACAGTACAATTTACTCAATGGAAGCATTCCTTCTTCACTTTTTGCACTCCCATTGGTAAAAACCATTCAACTTTCCAACAACCATTTTCAGGGGCAGCTGGATGAATTTTCAAATACCTCTTATCTGTCTTCCATAATTTTCCTGTCTCTTTCCAATAACAGTTTATCCGGGAGTATTCCTCATTCCTTGTGCAATAATTCAAATCTTCTAGTTCTGGACGTTTCCTATAATCAGTTCAATGGGAAAATTCCGGAGTGCTTAGCACAGAGTGACACACTTGTGGTATTAAATCTGCAACATAACCAGTTCAATGGCAGCATTCCAGATaaatttccactatcttgtgcTTTAAAGACTCTGGATCTCAATAGTAATCTATTGAGGGGCCCAATTCCCAAATCTCTAGCAAATTGCACATCATTAGAGGTGTTGGATCTTGGAAACAATCAGGTAGATGATGGATTCCCATGCTTCTTAAAAACAATATCCACACTCCGAGTCATGGTTTTGAGGGGAAACAAATTTCATGGGCACATTGGATGCTCTCATACTAATAGTACTTGGCATATGCTTCAAATTGTTGATGTGGCTTTCAACAATTTCAGTGGTTTACTTCCAGCAAAATGCTTCAAAACTTGGAAGGCAATGATGCGTGACGAATATCATGATGGATCGAAGCTCATTCGCATTGGATCTCAAGTCCTTACGTTTGGTGGTATATATTATCAGGATTCTGTGACACTTACGAGAAAAGGATTACAAATGAAGTTTGTTAATATCCTAAGTATCCTCACATCTGTTGACTTCTCATCCAATAATTTTGAAGGAACGATACCAGAAGAGATAATGAATTTTACAGGACTTTTTTGTCTCAACTTGTCACATAATGCTTTAGCAGGCCAAATCCCTTCATCTATGGGAAATTTAAAACAGCTTCAATCATTGGACCTGTCAAGCAACCGTTTTGATGGAGAAATTCCCTCGCAGCTTGCAAGTTTAAACTTCCTCTCATACCTAAACCTTTCCTATAATCGTCTGGTTGGAAAAATCCCTGTAGGTACACAGCTTCAAACATTTGATGCATCTTCCTATGCTGATAATGAAGAATTATGTGGAGTTCCTTTGATTAAGAGCTGTGGTGATGATGGAATAACATATGGGCGGTCAAGATCACTACAAACACGGCCACATGCAATTGGTTGGAATTTCTTAAGTGTTGAATTGGGTTTTATTTTTGGCCTCGGACTTATTATTCATCCCCTCCTGTTTCGGAAGCAATGGAGGCATTGGTACTGGAAGCGTGTGGACTCTATTCTATGTCTTATCTTCCCACAGCTGAATCTTGAATTCGAAAGGCATGGAGGACAAAGCTATATAGTTTTAAGGTGGGGGCTTTAGTCATAAGGGATTAGTAATATGCTAATAGCAAATCAGCCAGACGAGCACTGGTGTGATGAGGTGAGGATGTTTTCTTCAACCTTCATTGATTGcttcatttcatatttttcataagcTGAGAAAATGTAAACAAAATACAGTGTATGATTAATGATCAGATTTGGAAATAAATACACATGTAAGATTTTCCCCAAGTCCTACTAAATATAAGAGTCTGTAAGATTATACAGATGATTGTGTTTTCATTCAATAATCAATATAAATGAAACGATGACGAGAAAATTTGATAGATATAATGTCTCTTAAACATattattataagttttattaTTAAGTCAATATGTATAAAAGAAACATTTAGCCTCTTGAATAGGTATTCGTAGCTCAATAGATTAATTTTTGACTTTCCATTACTATCCTAAAAAGGTTTAGCCTATACAAAATTTCTTATTCAAGGaaatattattgtttgaataatgaaatttgaagaatttaagtacataaaaacaaaatcaaatgaagaattaTTAGAAGGACAAAATGGTGAGAGTACCGAAGAGAGGGTGAATTGGTTCTtggaattaataataatttacatgtattttttattttattttaaataaagacTCTACTTAAGAGAGTGAACCAAGTTTCTAGACATATATTAGTAGTCATAAATAAAACCTATAGATGTTTTGCATCAACAATTAGACATGACAAGAAAACCTATATCTGTGGGTACCCGACCGAATTTGTCCCAACTTTGACAGATAATATCCGAGTTGACTGGGTATGAGTTCGGGTTTTTCTGGTAACCAAAAGTTGGGTACGAGTACAGGTATGAGATTACTACATTCATCCCGACCCCGAACCCACCCCGtcacttaaattttttagaatttttgcataatttaatcaaaaggcctaaattttttattactagttaattttattttaaaatttttacataatttaatattcttttcttaacGATTTTTGGAGACACATgcactataataaatttattgatatataactagttaaaaataaatgtttaacaatcaatttattttttctaaaatcaaatttttaatatttttttacaaaaaaaattatttttctaatttgaacCGGGTACGGGACGGGATCAGCGATACCCAATACCCGACGGGTACGTgatgagataataaattttaacccgtCGAATATCGGATACGAGTATGAAAACATGTTGGGAAGTCGGAGTTGGGGAGACAATACCCGTCttctatatttgattttttagtttttaaaagtattgataaaatataaaaatcaccTGTACAGTAAGTTGAAATactaattgatttaaattttcaaaagtttatttttggtcatcaaatgtttataattttattttaataagtatttggacacaatttttatgcaaagtatttatttttcaattattaattttttttaaagtacctTGTCCAAACGCAGGTAGAATGAGCCACATGCAAATTTCGTGAttggtcttttctttctttgtgctACTAAATAGATTCTCggtattttttattctcaaatCAAATTCTTTAACTGTGATATACcttctaatataaaatt contains:
- the LOC114419098 gene encoding receptor-like protein 43, with protein sequence MRIHHLSLLSLIFCYCFLIHRMFDITAVSGQIVEDQQQSLLKLKNGLKFNPEKSRKLVTWNQSIDCCEWRGVTCDEEGLVIGLDLSGESINGGLDNSSTLFKLQNLQQLNLAANNLGSEIPSGFNKLKRLTYMNLSHAGFVGQIPIEISYLTRLVTLDISSVSYLYGQPLKLENIDLQMLVQNLTMIRQLYMDGVSVSAQGNEWCNALLQLHNLQELGMSNCNLSGPLDPSLTRLENLSVIRLDQNNLSSSVPETFAEFPNLTILHLSSCGLTGVFPEKIFQVATLSDIDLSFNYHLYGSLPEFPLNGPLRTLVVRDTSFSGAIPDSVNNLRQLSILNLSTCLFNGTLPSSMSRLMELTYLDLSFNNFTGPIPSLNMSNNLMHLDLSHNDLTGAITSVHFEGLRKLVQIDLQYNLLNGSIPSSLFALPLVKTIQLSNNHFQGQLDEFSNTSYLSSIIFLSLSNNSLSGSIPHSLCNNSNLLVLDVSYNQFNGKIPECLAQSDTLVVLNLQHNQFNGSIPDKFPLSCALKTLDLNSNLLRGPIPKSLANCTSLEVLDLGNNQVDDGFPCFLKTISTLRVMVLRGNKFHGHIGCSHTNSTWHMLQIVDVAFNNFSGLLPAKCFKTWKAMMRDEYHDGSKLIRIGSQVLTFGGIYYQDSVTLTRKGLQMKFVNILSILTSVDFSSNNFEGTIPEEIMNFTGLFCLNLSHNALAGQIPSSMGNLKQLQSLDLSSNRFDGEIPSQLASLNFLSYLNLSYNRLVGKIPVGTQLQTFDASSYADNEELCGVPLIKSCGDDGITYGRSRSLQTRPHAIGWNFLSVELGFIFGLGLIIHPLLFRKQWRHWYWKRVDSILCLIFPQLNLEFERHGGQSYIVLRWGL